CGATGTGTACTCCGATTTCGTGGTTTCCATTTTTGAGCTTTTGGATGGAAATCGCATCATCAAAATCCTTGGCGTCTTCTGGATCGATGGTAAAGGTGGTGATGTCTCTGAAATCCTTTCGTTTCTTGATTTCTTCTTTTGTGATTTCCGTGTTGATGTTTTCTGCCGCTTTCTCTACGTTTTTAGGGAACTCAAAAGGCAGATCAAATTCAGCCATGATCGAGTGGATTTCCGCTTCGTTTTCTCCAGCTTGGCCGAGCACCTTAGTGACTTGCCCTACGGGGTTTTTGGCCTTGCCACCATGCCATTCTTTGATCTTGACGAGTACCTTGTCGTTGGTCTGTGCTTTGCCGATTTTCTCGGGGTAGACGAATATGTCGACGTATATTTTTCTGTTGTCAGGTACGACAAATGCGTATTTGGGTAAAATTTCGATTTTGCCTACGAATTCGTTTTTGGTGCGCTCGATGATGCGGACGACTTTGCCTTCGGGCTTGGAACCTGACCTGCGACCTTGTTTCATTCGTACTTCTACCCGGTCCCCATCGATGGCATTTTGTAGGTCTTCGGTTTTGACCCATATGTCATCGATATCTTCGTCGGTATCATTGTCTAAGACGATGTATGCAAAGCGTTTGTTGACATGATCTACACGGCCGACGAGTCCACTGTTTTCCGATGCATTTTTTTCTTCTGTGAGGACGAAGTGCCCATTGCGGAGTTGTTTTAGGACTCCTTCGTGCTCTAGCTCGAGGAGGTAGTTGACCGTCTCACGTTTGCTGTTTTTGTCGCGGATGCCTGCTTTGGTGAAGATCTGTTTGACAGATAGGCTTGTGTTAGAGTTGTCTTCAAACACGTCTCTTACGGATCTTTTGATGTAGGATAGGTTGGGAGTTTTTCCAGCGGGTTTAGATTTTCGCTGGTTATTTTTCTTTTTTGCCATAAGGGCTGTTGTATAAAATTCAAGTAAATCTAATCAGCTTACCACACAAAGCTTTAAATATTTGGGTGGAATGTTACTTTGCTGAAATGTTTCTATTTTTGAGAAACGAACCAAACTAGGCTATGAAAAACCTCCTTCTTCTCGCTCTTCTCTTGTTTTTTGGACTCACGTCACAGGCCCAGTACCAAGAAAACCACGTGTCTTCTGTCAGTCCTGCCCAAAAGGAAGCGCTGCGCAAAGTGGCACAATACAGCAAACTCAAGCGTACGGGCTTTACGATGCTGGCTGCTGGAGCGGTCGTGACTATCGCAAGTGCTGTTGTCATCTCGAGTGCTGACTGGTACTATGATTCGTACTCGCAGCAGTATATGACTGATAGCGAAAGCGCAGTGTATGGTGTCGTGGGCTTAGTATATCTAGGTATACCGTTGATCGCAGGAGGAACAACTTTGGCCATCATTGGCAATGCCAAAGAAAAGAAATACCTCCGTCGTCTTGACAACCTCAATGTCTCCTTTTTCAATCATCAAGGAGCCAATGGTTTTCAGTTGGTTTACAATTTTTAGTTCTTCGGGTTCGCAAACCTTGTGGAGAATACGTCCAACCGCTCTTGAAGGTTATTCTACTGCTGTGATTTTGTCTGCAGAGACTATTTCCATCCCTTTCATTTTGAGGAATACTTGCGCGGTAGCGATGACATCTTGGTTGCAATAGTGTGCGATTCTATTTAGATCTTTTTCTTGATAGTAGACTCGGTTGACATCACTGCCATTGATGTCCCCTTTGGGAGACGGGATGTCAAAGACTGACGTCAAAAGGTCGAGAGAAGTAAAACTCTTCCAGTCTCCAAATTTCCACATTTGCATGGTGTCCAGGTGTTGTATCTCCCACGGTTTCTTGCCAGATAGTTCGAGGTATGGAGGCAGAGGGATTTGGTTGATAAGCATGCGGCGCGAAAGGTAGGGGTAGTCAAATTCTTTGCCGTTGTGCGCACAAAGCTGAATTTTGCTCTGGTCATGGTTTTGAAACAGTTTGATAAAGGATAGAAGGAGGTCGTGTTCGCTTTCAGAGGTTAGCGCCTTGACTCGAAAGTTCCATTCTTTCTTTTCGTCTAGGTAGAGCATGCCTACGGAGATACAAATGATTTTGCCAAATTCGGCATAGATGCCTGCGCGATCGAAGTAGAATTCTATTGGGTCATATTCCGCTTCTCCGTTGAGGAGATTGGCTTTTTTGATCCAAAGTGCTTGGAATTTGTCGTCTAGATCTCCGAAGTTTTCTACTGCAGAGGCCGTTTCAATATCAATGAATACGAGGTGTTTGTGGTTGGTGAGTTGTTGCATGTCAGGGTTGTGTTTTCTTGGTCCAGTAGCGAACAAGCCCCGCTACGCTCATCCATGAGGGGTTGGCCGCTTCATATTGGGCGATCTGTATGTTGTTGAGTCCTGAGGCTCGGAGTTGATCGGTGGTGAAAGATTGAAAAAGTGGAATGATTGCCTCGTTGCTCAGACCGTCTTTCCAGTGTTCGTAGACGAAGGACGACCAACTCTCGAGCATTGTAGATAACTGATCGAGGTGTTCGTCTATGTTTTCGACATAATCATAGTGTGTTAGGTAGAGTCTTTTGGCTTTTCGCTGACGCAGTAGAGCGATAGAGTCTAGCCAGTCTTCGATGTGAATGTCTGGCGGAGGGCATGGAGGCTGTACCGGTCCACCGCCAATTTTGACACCCGCGACATCCCCAGTGCATATGCTGTCTTCTATCTGCCAAGCGATATGGTGTTTGGCGTGCCCAGGAGTATGGAGACTTACGAAGTTCACTCCGCCGATAGTTACAGTCTGTTGGTGCTCGACTTGTGTCAATTGTGTTTCTGGTATAGGCTTCATTTGACCCCAGAGAGAGTCCATTTGCTCTTGGTAGATTTGCCGAGCAGAAGCCATGAGGCGAGAGGGGTCGGCCATGTTGCGTGCGCCAAAGGGGTGAAGGTAGATCTGTGCTCGCTGCTCTGCAAATGCCCATGCAGCTCCGGCATGGTCTAGGTGAATGTGGGTGAGCAGAACGTGCCGGATGTCTTCGAGGTGGTAGCCATGTGACTGGATGGCACTGACGAGTGCGGGATAGGTGGAATGGGGCCCGGTTTCGATGAGAACAGGCCCGTCAGAGGTTTCGATGAGATAGGAGGCGATGGCGTGTTCGAGTCCTTTGAAGTGTAAATCGATGGTGTTAATCTTAGCCATATATTTGGGGTAGTTGTGTAGGTTAAGATAGCAATTGAAAGGAAGTCTAGAAAGGACTCGGTAGTCTATTTTTGTCTTGGGAGGAGAATCGTGTTCATGATTTTTTGTAACTTATCTCAAACAACAGGAAGGTATATGGGGAAGATGAAATTCATGGACCTGTCTTTAGAAGATAAGATTCAGCACCTGTATGAACATGCTCAATTTGTGATGGATATCCGGTACTATCGGTTCAAGATCAATTTATTTCTTTTGAACGGACATTACTTTGAGGTTTTTATCGCATACAAGGAAGTGGAAATTACTAAGATTGTTCCTTTGGATTATGAATCGAACCGTTTTGGTTTTTACCTGGACCAGGTTCGGTTGCCAAAATGGGCTAATTCTTAATACCTAACCGGTTGGATAGAGAGCGGATGGAAGCTTCTTCTTCCTCCGAAATACCCCCAGCGATATTGGCAAAGAGGTACATGGTCTCTAGGACAAATTCTTGGTCAAGTGGATCCTCCTTGATGCTATGCTGTAGGGCATTGAGAAACTTTTTGTTCCACTTGTCGATGTTGTCGAGGAGATACCGGATCTCGGTCCGAAAGGCCATGGCTACCCGGTCTCTATCATCAGTTGGGGATTCGAATTCTGCAGCGAGTCCTCGGGTCGCCATGACGATCCCATTCCATTCTTCTTGGTCCAGGACACCGTCGCTCATGCATACGAGCAATGCAGGGTACAGCTTGGTCAGATAGACAAATTGCTCCTTGGAGAGAGAGATTCGTCGGTATTTGATGTATTCGGTATAGAGTTGATGTATTTGTTCGTCCATGGTTTGGTCAGGTGTTTTCAAATTAGTCAATCATGGGCGAATATCATGGTGATACATTAGTTTATGCTATCGGTAGAGAGGCTATCAGTTAGTGGGACCATTTGTAGGTAGCGGTCATAGCGGTACAAGATGTCACTGACGTATTCGACAGGTTCGCTACCGCGGCAGTAGCCATAGGTGACGACAGGGTCTTCGAAATATTTCCTTTTGGATTTGAGGAGCAGGTATTTGGAGACGTTGTCCTCCCAGACGGTAGGGTCTCCCCCGTATTTTTTGGTGAGTTTGACGGCATCTCGGACGTGTCCATCACCTACATTGTATGAGGCTAGGATAAACTTCTCCCTTTCGGTTTCATTTGGAATATGTTTCCATTTGTTTTCCAACCATAGGAGGTGTTCTGTCCCTGCATCTAGGTTTTGTTGAGGATCATAGAGATTGAAGCTGCCATAGGCTCGTCCTGTACGTGGCATGATTTGCATGAGACCGATAGCGCCTACCCAGGATTTGGCTCGAGAGTCAAAGCGTGATTCTTTGGAGATTTGAGCTGCTAGTAGCCTCCAGTCCCAGCCGATTCGGTTCGCGTAGTGCTTGATCAAACTATCGTACGGAGAGAGTTTTTTGCTATCCGTGGAGTAGTATTCGCTACTGATGATCGCTTTGCTGACTCGGTAGTTTTTGAAGTACTTATCATATAGCGCATAGTATTCGTTGGTTTTTTTCATTTTGACTATCCATGCATTGATCACTTGGAGTAGTTTGGGGGCATTTTTTCGTAAGCCCCAGGCGATTTCTTGAGGGAAGCTCACAGCTGTTTCCACATCTAGGATGGGGAAGTACCGTGCACTGACTTGTGCGATGTCTTCATCAGCTACGGTGTATTCGATTTCGCCATGGGCGACTTGCTCGATGATGGCTTCTGTTTCTTGATGGACTGTGTCTTGGATGACGATGATGTCTCCACCGATTTCGTCCGATAGGCTTTTGAGGCGAGGGATGTAGGCGGAATTTGGTCTGACATAGATCTTTTTTCCTTTGAGTTCGACAGGGTTTCTGATAAGTGTCTTCTCTATTTCGTGGAGTTTCATTTCCCGCCAGTTTTTGGGTTTACGCTGGACGAGCATTTGCCGGACCAGATGGTGGGGCTCGGTGAATGTGATGTATTTTTTTCGTTTTTGTGTGATGGTAAGGTTGCGTGCGATGATGTCGCCTTCTCCTTTGTTGAGTTTGTCGAAACTCTCGGCGATGTCCTTGGTGATGTTGAAGCGTAGTTCTACACCGATGGATTTGGCAAAGATGGAGATGAGCTCGTACTCATACCCCATGGGTTCGCCTCTGTACAAAAACAAGCCTGTGGAGCTGTTTTCTACAATGGCAGTGATGTAGCCTCTTTTTTTGATTTGGTCCAAGTCAAAATCTACCGCATGATCTGGATCCATGGTGTAGATTTCTAGATCATTGGTTTCATTGGAGGGGCTTTGGCAGCCAAATACAAAAAACAGGGGGATGAAAAGTACTAGGATTGTGGCTTTTCTCATAAATCAGTTATGTATTGAGTCCCCATAACGCTAATTCGGGGAATTTCTAAAGGTACTGATTAATAAATGATTTGATAAAATTTAGGCTATCATTTTTGTTTTCAAGAAAACCATTGTGGCCTACACCTTTGAGAATCAGGGAGTCTCCATTGTTGATCTTTTGGATCATTTCTTGGGAGGTCTCTAGGCGTACAGCCATGTCACGTTCTCCTGCGATGATGAATACGGGTTTTTGACAATCCGAGAGTACATAAGTACGGTCGATTCGTTTTTTCATGGCCATGGCATAGGCAATGACACTAGCAGCAGGGGTTTGTATGGCCGCCTTTTTGATTTCACCGATTTCTGAGGCAAAGCGTCGGCGGTTTTCGGGAGCAAAGAGACCTTCTAAGAAGGAATTCATGAAACTCTTTACTCCATGGTTTTGAATGTATTCTTTGACTTTGTCGCGCACCTTTTTCTTCTCTTCGTCATCTGCCAATGTGGTGGAAGAGAATAACCCAAAGCCGAGGACACTGTCTGGATAATTATCAGCGAGTGAAAGTGCAACATATCCTCCCAACGAATGCCCGATGACAAAGTATTCATCGATACCATGGTCGGAAAGCTCCTCTTGTATGAGGTCTGCGATATCGTCAATACTAAAATCATCTACGATGAGTTTGGATTGACCATGTCCGGGTAGATCGACGAGGATTACTTCGTATTGTAGGGAGAGGGCAGCGGCATAGTCTGTCCATATCGCCATGGTTTCACAATACCCGTGTAAAAAAACGATACTCGTTCCTGATCCAGATATTTTGATGTTCATCGTGTGGTTATGCGGTGATGGTTTCCAATAGTTTTTTGGCGGATTGATAGAGTCCTACTGTGTCGAAACCGCAGTCTCTCTGTAGCTCTTGCTGTGTGCCGTGCTCGATGATGGCGTCAGGAATGCCCAAGCGCACGACTTTGGCATGGTAGTCATGATCAGCCATGAACTCTAAAACTGCAGACCCAAAGCCTCCTTGGAGTGAGCCATCTTCTACGGTGATCACGTACTTGTATTTTTGGAATACCTCATGCAGTAGTTTTTCATCGAGAGGTTTGACAAAGCGCATGTCGTAGTGACCTACTGAGAGGCCTTCTTGGTCTAGTTGTGAGCATGCTGCTGTAGCGTAGTTGCCCACATGTCCTAGTGTCAAATAGGCTAGCTCCTCCCCTTCTTTTATTTTTCGGCCTTGACCGATTTCTATTTTTTCGAATTTCTTTCTCCAATCTGGCATGACACCATTGCCACGAGGGTAACGAATTGAAATGGGTCTAGCGTTTTCGGGTAGTTGGGCAGTGTACATCATGTTTCGGAGTTCTTGCTCGTTCATTGGAGCAGAGACGACCATGTTTGGTATACACCTGAAGTATGCAATGTCGTAGCATCCGTGATGTGTTGGCCCATCGGCTCCTGCAAACCCCGCCCTATCTAGGCAGAATATGACGTGTAGGTTTTGGATGGCTACATCGTGAATCACTTGGTCATACGCGCGCTGCATGAAGGTCGAATAGATGTTGCAAAACGGGACGAGTCCTTGTGTGGCTAATCCTGCAGAAAAAGTAACAGCATGCTGTTCGGCGATACCCACGTCAAAGGCACGGTCTGGCATGGCCTTCATCATGATGTTGAGCGAAGAGCCAGAAGGCATTGCGGGAGTGACTCCCATGATTTTGTCGTTGGTTTCTGCGAGCTCCACCAGTGTGTGACCAAATACGTCTTGGTACTTGGGAGGCTGTGGTGTGTCGTATTCTTTTTTGAATATCTCTCCTGTGAGCTTATCAAATGTCCCAGGAGCATGCCATTTGGTTTGGTCTTTTTCTGCCAAAGAATACCCTTTCCCTTTTTTGGTGATGACATGGAGTATTTTGGGGCCATTGATGCCCTTGAGATCCTTGAGGACGCTAGTCATGTGATTGACATCATGGCCATCGATTGGACCAAAGTAACGTAGGTTGAGGGACTCAAAGAGATTACTTTGCTTGAGCAAAAAGGTCTTGACACTGCTTTCGAAGCTGGATGCAATTTCTCTTGCATTGGGACCGAATTTGCTAATTTTCCCTAGGACTTTCCAGGCTTCGTCTCGAAGTTTGTTGTAGGCATGCGAAGTAGTGATGTCTGTGAGGTAGTCGCGGAGCGCGCCTACGTTGGGGTCGATCGACATGCAGTTGTCGTTGAGGATGATCAGTAGGTTGGAGTTGGATACTCCAGCGTGATTCATCGCCTCAAAGGCCATTCCACCTGTCATCGCACCGTCACCGATTACGGCGATATGATGCTTGTTGTTTTCTTTTTTGTATTTGGATGCTTCGGCCATACCGAGAGCAGCAGAGATGGAGGTGGAAGAGTGGCCTACACCGAAAGCATCGTACTCACTTTCTTTGATTTTGGGAAAGCCAGACAACCCACCGTATACTCTGTTGGTATGAAAATTGTCCATACGTCCGGTGAGGATTTTGTGACCGTAGGCTTGGTGTCCTACATCCCAGATGAGTTGGTCGCTCGGAGTGTCAAAGACATGATGTAGCGCTACGGTGAGTTCTACTACACCTAGGCTTGCACCAAAATGCCCACCATAGACGGACACCACATCGACGATGTACTGTCTCAGCTCGGTGGCCAGCTGTACCAATTGGACAGCATCTAAGTCTTTCATGTCGTCAGGAGAGTGAATTCCTGCTAGCAACTTGCCCGGCTCTATCTGCATGATTTATTCTATGGTTATATGTCGTACGCTCCTACTCAGTGCTTCAAAAATGAGCGTTTTGATTTTAGGGTAGCAAAAATAAACAGAATTAGTTATTTAATTTACATCTTCAATGTTTCAAGTAATTATGAATAAAGTATTGTTTCTCGTTCTGCTTCAATCAGTTGTCTATCATGGTTTTGCCCAAGAGTATGTGGAGGATACGGTGACCCTTCCCCGAGAAGTAAGTTTAGATGTGATGATTGGCCAAATGATCATGACTGGAATAGGTGATCAGTCCTATATGCGTGCAGGAGACCCTGTGCTACGAGACATTCGTGAGGGGAAGGTTGGAGGAGTGATTTTTTTTGAAAAGAATATCAACAAGAATAGCCCAGCGGATCAACTCAGAAGGAGTATTGCCATGCTCAATGCTGAAGCGGCAATTCGGTTGTTTGTCAGTATAGACGAAGAAGGAGGCAAAGTCAATCGTTTAAAACCAAAATATGGGTTTCCAGAGACGAAGACGGCTGCTTACCTTGGAGCGATTGATGATTTGGACACCACGAGATACTATGCTGCTGCTACCGCCTCGACTTTGCATGAGTTGGGCTTTAACCTCAACTACGCGCCAGATGTAGACGTAGCGATCAACCCAGAAAACCCAGTGATCGCCAAGATAGGGAGGAGTTTTTCGGCGGATGCGGCGGAGGTTGCCAAGCACGCGAGCGCAGTGGTCGATGTACACCGTGAGTATGAAGTGATGACGGTACTCAAGCATTTTCCTGGACATGGGAGTTCTCATGCCGATTCGCACCTTGGTGTGGCAGACGTGACGAGCTATTGGCAGTTTAGCGAGTTGATGCCGTACAAGTATATGTTGGACTCAGGGAGGGTTGATGCGATCATGACAGCACATATTGTCAACAAGCATTTGGATCCAAGTGGATACCCCGCCACACTTTCTCCAGTGATTGTGCCGGAGATATTGCGAGGGTTTTTGGGCTATGATGGCGCGGTGTTCTCGGACGATATGCAGATGCATGCTATTTCTAAGAATTTTGGATTCAAAGAGTCAATTAAACTGGCCATTCTTGCAGACGTGGATGTGCTGATGTTTGCCAATAACGTACCTGGCAATGAGAAGAGGTCTGCTGCAGAAATACATGAAATCATCAAGTCATTTGTGGAGGCAGGGGAGATTTCTGTCGATAGAATTCGAAAATCCTATGATCGGATCATGCGCATGAAAAGTAATTTGTAGTCTATATTTGTGACTTTTCTGACCAACTAATTTGTAGACAATGAAAGGAATTAAAGGATTGATAATTGGAGTGTTGGCTGTTTCAACACTGTCTTGTGGTGATGATTCTCAGAATGAAGCACAAGTGGGAAAGTGGTTGGCAGAGCCAGATGGGGTAGAGCGTTCAGGGTGTGATTTGGAATCAAACGATGGACTCGTAAATTGCCAAGTTACCAACAACTCTTCATGTGTGGTATTGGATTTGGGAATCAACGATCTCTATAGTCTGACTATTGCTTTGGATGGCAATGCCAATCGTGTGGAGGCGGGTTCGTATACACTGGAGAAGAATAAAATAATTTTGTGCCCTGGAGGTGGATCAGACTGTTATACTGTACCAGTTGTAGATTCTGACTTCAGCAGCATGACGATCGAGATAGACACTCCAGAGGATGGGTGCGAGCTCCGTATCGATATGACAAAAATATAATGAGATGAAAGCAAAAGGGTTTATTCTAAGCCTTTTGCTTTCATTTTGACGAACTCACCATAGCGTCGAGTGATCGCGATGATGAACCCAATCACCATTACGAGGGTGCCTATCCAGAGTATATTGATCATTGGTTTTTCGACCGCTTCGAGTATCACCCAGTCTTTTTGTGTTTTGTTTACCCCGATTTTGAAACTGTTGCTTTTTGGGTCGATTTCCGTGATGGTGAGCTTGACGCCTAGGTCATGGATGATATCAGAGAGCAGACCTGCTTGGTTGTTTTTGATGATGTAATAAGGCTCAGCGAGGTAGTCTCGATCACTGCCCTTCACTCGGATGTCTGCTTTGATAGCGACATCTCCTTCTCCTAGTGTCAGCCCGTCCAGTTCGGTCACCCGTTGTACCTTTTCGAGTGTGGCCACAAAATCATTGACAAAGAAGGGTTCGTCGAGTTGAGTCGTGATGATTTCTGTTTCGCTCCAGTCTGTCTCTTGATCTGGGTCTGGGAAGGTTCGCACATGCGTGTAAAGGTCAAACCCTAGTTTGCGCTTGATGTCAGGAGAAAAGACCGTCATGTTCATCTTTTCATTGATCTGCACCGTTGGGTAGAGGTCGAATGATGTTTCTCCCTTGGTATAAGCGATTTCGAAGTAGCTCGTCTCAGGTGTGATCAGGGTGAGAGTATCCCCCTGATGGAAAACAACTTCTTCATCTGAAGATAAGTCAACCGCAGCGATGGCTTGTGTTTCGTTGATTTGATTGATGTCATGGATGTTGACATAGCTAGGGAATCCCTCGATGCGTTTGCGTGTGCCTTTGTAGTTGAGAGAGTACTCTCCCATCTGGCGGTCTTCGTTTTGGAAGAGCAATAGATTCTTTTGGTTCACTTCGTCTGGAAATTCTTTGCTCCATACCAGTCCTGTTTGGTTGAGCGAGACGATTTTGGAGTAGCCTGAGGAGAACAATACTCCCAAGAGCATCATGGCGATACCGATATGACTGATGGCTCCACCTGACAAATTGATATTGGTTTTCCATCGATCCAATAAAATCTTGGCATTGGCGATGATGGAGTAGGTTCCTGCTGTCAGTACGAGGATGTAGGTGATGTTCTGGACTTTGAAAAGGATGATGATCGCTGCAGTGATGGCCAATGTGAGCACAATGGGTAGCAGTAGTGCATCTTTGAGTTTGGTTTTGTCCATTTTGTTCCACCAAAAAAACTGCCCCGTACCTGATAGAAGAGCGATCAATACGCCCCCCCAAAGCTGATACTGCGTGTAATATTCCACTTGATCTACAGGAGGAGCCATGTTGGAGTCAATCCCGACGAGCCCCACGAGGGCGTTCCACACAGGGATGGATGTAGGAATGATCACTTGGAATCCCATCAGACAGAGTACAGTTGCTCCCATGAATATCCAAAACTCACGAGAGTAGGTCGAGACTTCTTGTTCGTCGCTTTCGAGTTTTTTCCATGATCTGATGATCAAAAAGAGCGTCCCAAGGACAAAGGCCAGAAGATAAACGAGCAATTGTCCGGAGAGCCCCAAGTCTGTAAAGGAGTGAACAGACGAATCACCCAAGATGCCGCTTCGGGTTAAGAATGTAGAATATACAATCAGCAAGAAAGCCGATACCGCAAGGATGATGGCTGATTTGAGTGCAGTGGTACTTTTCTTGAAGGCGATCATGGTGTGGATCGCTGCGATGAGAACGAGCCAAGGTACGTAGACGGCATTTTCTACAGGGTCCCAGTTCCAGTAGCCGCCAAAATTGAGCGTTTCGTAAGCCCAGTAGCCGCCCATCAAGATTCCCACGCCTAGGACGACTGCTGAGAATAGCGACCAAGGCAAGGCGGGCCTGATCCATTCTTTGAATTTACCCAACCATAGCCCAGCGATACAGTATGCAAAGGGAATCAGAGTCGTCGCAAAACCTAAGAACAAGGTCGGTGGGTGGATGACCATCCAGTAGTTTTGGAGTAGCGGGTTTAGTCCAGAGCCGTCTTCGGGGATGAAATCCGGGCTGGTTTTGAATATCGGTGCATCCATCGCATCACGTAGGAGGATGAATGGAGAACTGCCGATTTTGAGATTGAAAAGAACCACACCGAGGATCATCGATAGCAAAAATCCCTGTACGATAGCGAAGATGGCCATTACGGGGGCTTCCCAAAATTTGTTGGTACGGATGAGGACGAACCCTAGGATGGCATTCCAGAAGATCCAAAGGAGGAAAGACCCCTCCTGCCCTTCCCAAAAGGCGGAGATTTGGTAGTAGACTGGGAGGACAGTCGAACTGTGGCTGTAAGCATAGTGGTACTCAAAGTAACCCCTGTTGATGATGGTGAAGAGCGTCGCGACGACCCCAAGAGCCGAGCCGCCATGTACCCAAAAAGCTATCCGGGCGAAACGCATCCAAGAGTCTTTGTCTGCGATCTCAGTAGATTGTACAGAACGAAAATAGCCGTAGGCCGACACCAAAGCACTGACGAATGCAGCGATGATCAAAAAGTGACCCAGAGAGCCAATGAAATAATGCATAGGGGAAAATTAAACGTCGTTCACTTCGATGGTTTCTTCCTGGTATTTGGAAGGGCACTTCATCAATATTTTAGATGCGAGAAAATGGTCGTTTTGGAAGTTGCCCACGACAACTACTTGCTCAGATCGTAGAAAGTCCGCTGGCATGGGTTCATTGAAATACACGCGTTGTTCTTCGTTGTTGTTGTCCACGAGGACAAAAGAGAAGGCCAGTTTGTTGGGAGAATCTTGGATGCCGACGATCTCACCGTGCGCATCTTTTTTGAGCTGACCTACCACGTGGATTTTCTTGCTGTCACCATCCTCTGCCATGGCACGTGCATCGTCAAATCCGACATAAGTACTGGCGTCTCCAGCGGTAGAGATGATCACCATGATGGCTGCTGCGATCACTACGATTCCAAAAATATGAGACTTCTTCATATCAATCCTGCTTTGCTTCTGTCAATTCGTCTTCGAGTTTGGTGACTTTTTTGTCCAGGCGGACGAGGTAAATCACCATGCCTGCAAAGATGGTCATTACCACCGCAACTACTACGTAAATCTTACCGCTTTGTCGCATGATATCCGCCATTTCCACCCGTTGATTGGTGTAGTCGTCTTCGGTGACTTGGTATTTTTTATCTTGGGCTGTCGCCTGTAGGCTCAGCGTGAGGAGGAGTACAAAAAGTAATTTTTTCATGTGATCATCAAAGGTCTTGTGTGAGGCGAATGTCTTGGATACGAATCTTGATCGAGGCAAACCATACGCCCATGAGTGTCCAGCCGACGATGGCTGGGTAAAATATCATTCTTAGTTTTCCGTCTAGGTCAAAATAGTTGAAACCAGGGTTTCCACCGTTGCCTGGATGCATGGAATCGGTCAGGCGTGGTAGAATGAACAGCAGCGGGATCATCGCGAAGTACGCGAAGATGTTGTAGACCGCAGAGATTCTGCTGCGTTGTTGGGGATCTTCGAA
The DNA window shown above is from Reichenbachiella sp. 5M10 and carries:
- a CDS encoding heme lyase CcmF/NrfE family subunit; the encoded protein is MHYFIGSLGHFLIIAAFVSALVSAYGYFRSVQSTEIADKDSWMRFARIAFWVHGGSALGVVATLFTIINRGYFEYHYAYSHSSTVLPVYYQISAFWEGQEGSFLLWIFWNAILGFVLIRTNKFWEAPVMAIFAIVQGFLLSMILGVVLFNLKIGSSPFILLRDAMDAPIFKTSPDFIPEDGSGLNPLLQNYWMVIHPPTLFLGFATTLIPFAYCIAGLWLGKFKEWIRPALPWSLFSAVVLGVGILMGGYWAYETLNFGGYWNWDPVENAVYVPWLVLIAAIHTMIAFKKSTTALKSAIILAVSAFLLIVYSTFLTRSGILGDSSVHSFTDLGLSGQLLVYLLAFVLGTLFLIIRSWKKLESDEQEVSTYSREFWIFMGATVLCLMGFQVIIPTSIPVWNALVGLVGIDSNMAPPVDQVEYYTQYQLWGGVLIALLSGTGQFFWWNKMDKTKLKDALLLPIVLTLAITAAIIILFKVQNITYILVLTAGTYSIIANAKILLDRWKTNINLSGGAISHIGIAMMLLGVLFSSGYSKIVSLNQTGLVWSKEFPDEVNQKNLLLFQNEDRQMGEYSLNYKGTRKRIEGFPSYVNIHDINQINETQAIAAVDLSSDEEVVFHQGDTLTLITPETSYFEIAYTKGETSFDLYPTVQINEKMNMTVFSPDIKRKLGFDLYTHVRTFPDPDQETDWSETEIITTQLDEPFFVNDFVATLEKVQRVTELDGLTLGEGDVAIKADIRVKGSDRDYLAEPYYIIKNNQAGLLSDIIHDLGVKLTITEIDPKSNSFKIGVNKTQKDWVILEAVEKPMINILWIGTLVMVIGFIIAITRRYGEFVKMKAKGLE
- a CDS encoding cytochrome c maturation protein CcmE, with the translated sequence MKKSHIFGIVVIAAAIMVIISTAGDASTYVGFDDARAMAEDGDSKKIHVVGQLKKDAHGEIVGIQDSPNKLAFSFVLVDNNNEEQRVYFNEPMPADFLRSEQVVVVGNFQNDHFLASKILMKCPSKYQEETIEVNDV
- a CDS encoding CcmD family protein, with product MKKLLFVLLLTLSLQATAQDKKYQVTEDDYTNQRVEMADIMRQSGKIYVVVAVVMTIFAGMVIYLVRLDKKVTKLEDELTEAKQD